The Lasioglossum baleicum chromosome 3, iyLasBale1, whole genome shotgun sequence region aaaacgtataaaactaaaataCGGAAGCATGATATCTCCAAAAGAATTacatgaaaacaacaattttttggtatcctatgagccccattttaccattcaactttgtcctcaagacatgtaatgtatctttgaaaacaacaaaggtatttcaggtggtaacgttaggtgactcaccttgTATATTTAATCAAAATTGTTCAAATCTGCTCAAATTAATCAAAACGTGCATTAACACATTCGCGACCGGTGTTTCTTTAGGTAACAATTACAATATTCAATTAAATGTccccagggcccgctctagcggttacgacgACCCGGACAAAcaaacaaattgccgcccctttttaagcactaagcaccgcgctgaacaaactgacctttttttttttttagcaaaattgtctggcaagggtagtctgaaattttctattaattgaatatttaaaacatcattatttttttcacgcttacagccaaagccaaaatggcgcccctaaatttttgCGCCCCGGGCGGATgcccgggttgtcccccccccccccctagagcgggccctgaatGTCCCATCTGtcctattataaaatataaaaaagataATATCACAGTAAAGTTACAAGTTCTCCGAATATCATGCTATGCGTTGGAACTATAAATTACGACATgtgcaaaattaatttgattgtcttcatgtaatatataaaatcgtgatcgtcaTACATATGCGTTATTGTAcgtttcaataatttttcagAAGTAGAAAATATTCAGTGTTGAAACGACAAACAACATAAAtattaacattaattttttatttggattCTATGTGAACAACGGTGCGACTCACTGCATGTGtatacagagtgagtcaccCAGCACTTAAACACGAAGCATATCGGTATTGTTAGCACGATAaaacccaagtagccacgtacgtccctaaaacgtacggttcacgtccaaacgtcctatgtccattctgcgtacgttttagggacgtacgtggctacttgtggctacttgggaaTGTCTAAGGAAAAAATCTTGAAGTTCCAAGGTTATTGgttttttattaacattttcattaaaaatgcaGGAATCACGCTGCTGGAAATTCTCGTTACGTAACAGTTTCCACtttttgttaaatttttattgagcGTATTCTGCAAAAAAAATTGCTCTAAcatataaaattgaattttttgcatTGGACTCCATTTTTATTTCTTCGTGCAAAGAATCAACTTTTCTCCGTTTGCCCCATGAATATATACACAGTCCGTGTGTCTATGAAGGTTATTTAATTAACATTCGACttgtaaatttcattaacctggagataataatttcgatatGTAGTAGAACATTCGATAAATACGAATTTAATACAGTTACTTCCAACCGGGGGTGTAACTCAGTGGTAGAGTGTCCGCTTCGCATGCGGAAAGTCCTGGGTTCAAATCCCAGCTCCTCCAaccttcttttttttcgtttttttccttTAATTGTGCACAATATCAATCATCTATGATTCTACGATAATATTTCGATGTAAATAcgttttttaaacaatttttccaacGATTTTCAGTGCCTGTTAGAGTTACACGAGCTGGCGTCGACGCACAACGACCCAAACTTGATGGACTTCCTCGAAACTGAGTTCTTGCAAGAACAAGTGGACGCTATTAAAGAACTTGGCAACCATTTGACGAATTTGGAAAGAGTTGCCGAAGGTCTGGGTGTTTATATCTTTGATAAGGAGCTGCTGCGACATTAAACCAATTGTCGGAACGCACGAGAGCGTCGAGGGAACAATTGTACATTGTACAATTTAAAGGAAGCTATTAACCCAATCAAACTGTTTCAACTCGTAAGATGTGTCAATCGTAGGGGAATTATATTTGCTGTCGATGAAACAGATAGTAGTACCAAattcaatatattgtttaatgtgACGAATCGTGCAGATCAAAATATCGTTTGTGTTTCTGATCTTTTCTCTTACATTTCTATAGTTATTACAAAATGTTTTCGCGAGAAAAGTTCTTCATTGAGGCccgtattgtaataaaaattgtgctaaactagaataaataaaatcctttaattattataaaGCAATACACATACATGTATAACAGTCGAGGTTAGTGCTCGACAGTTATAGCATTCATTTGCTTTTGCACACTTAAGTGTCCGTCGCTATCCCACTTGGCAGTTTCCACTTCCCATCAAAACAAAAATGACGCTAAGTGTGCACTATTGTAACACTTACTTTTAGTAACACCCACATCACACTCACCCGTCTTGTTACTGTTGAAGTTTGAAATATATGTCTTGTTAAATAATTTCACGTACATTAGTATCCTCAATTTGATATCATTCAATACTCTACCTTTTACAAGATAGGGAAGCCCTCTGAAGAATTTACGATCCTTGCTTGTTTGTGACtaaaaataattcattattttatgTAACGTGTTATCTTTATTGGGTATAGAGAACATAGTAAGAGTATCTTTGTTTCGTGTGAATATCACATAAAGTGTTGAATATGTTGAAGGAAGTGGTAAAATGTGAATTGgttaaagaataaaataatgCACAATGATTTCAGAATAACGTTTAGCTAAATGCAGAGATATATTATTGGAACAATTATTTTCCAAATGTATATTATTTGGATAGTACTCAAGCCTGATCTGTAAACGGATAACATTTTGAACTACGACCTCCACCTTGATAAAGTGATTGACATAGACCTAGAGATAGTTCAGGAATTGTAACAGAATGTCAATTTCGAAAACAATTTGTAGCCCCTAACATGTCGCATAGCGCTATGCACACATTACTcgttacaaataaaattgataacgttGACCTCGGGACACTGTTATTCTTTAATTACTAGAACCTTAACGAACCTGCTCTGCTGATAATTTTTATGAGATATATCCACTCGAAGGTAGATCCATCTGAATCATATTTTCTATGCAATTTGAAAGGTGTGAATGGACGAATGCACTACAGAGAACATTTTTCTGCTAAGATGATTATTTTCCTTCTTTCATTTACAATAATTGACGAATATTTTGACAGACCACCCCGTATAATACTAccgaaaaaatctgcgaatctTTCCCCTGACACACGTATCAAAGTGACAGTTCTTTCGAAACGAATTTGTTGTAAATTATAAGTGATCCGATGCAAACATGCTGAAGCCATCTTGGTGCAGAAAAATTCTTGGTGATGCTTTGACCTTTCAAGCTTGGGGATTATGCAGTAAAAAGTAAATTTCAGTGCAACTCAACAACGAACTCCCATGAAAATAGTTCCACCTAAGCAAATTAATTAACGTTCTTCAAGAACGTTCAAATTACAGTCACGGAACTACAATGCGTTCTCTACGAGATCGTACAGCTCTTGTTCCGGTGACAAAACTGAAAAATGCATCGATAAACCAATGAAATGGCCGAGTGGAAAACCTGCTAAGTTTAAGTTCCACAAGGAAACCGAGGCTATACTAAACGCGCAAATAAACGCGGAGCTCAAAGCATTTTATTACTACTTATCCATGGTAAGATCTAATGAAAAATCATTCCTTTTGCTATCTGTACGAGCGACATTGCAGTGGCCCACATAAAAATTCCATTAGTCAAGGAACATGAACTGTtcaatacatatttatttatcagATATTTGTGCAAATTCATACTAACCAaaagcattgatttttcgatatAAATATGCTCGTTGCGACGCCATTTTCCTTTTGTTTTTAGGCTGCATACTTCGGACGCGGCGATGTTGCATTACCTGGTTGTGAGTCGTTCTTCATGCAAATGCATCACGAGGAGCATGAACATGCTCTGAGGTTTGTGAATTATGTTAAAATGCGTGGTGGTTGCGTTAATTTGTGCGACGTCGAGCAGCCTACTGAGCAAGATTGGAAATGTCCACTACATGCCTTCAAAGTAAAGCCGGAGTAAAGCATACTTACTATGTATAGTGAAAATACGATATTTCTAATGGCCAACGTAGCTAATGTCTTATTGGAGTACGCTAAACATTTCTTTTGTAGTTAGTAGAAAATTTCTTCGGGACAAAAtgaattgtggaagaaatataaaaataaaatctgttTAGACGGCTCTAGACCTGGAGATCGAAGTAAGCGAGAAACTCGTAGCAGTGAACACGGTAGCCGAAAAACATGGCGATTTGAATGCCAGTGATTTTATTGTTACTGGCTTCATGGAAAACCAAATGAAGAGTGTCGAAGAGATGGGAAGATTCGTGGCTGTCTTATCTGGAATCGGTGACCATGGATTGGCCCGTTTCATGTTCGACAAAGATATGCTCGACAATCACGTGTTATCAAAATTCAATGTACTTCGAACAAAAACGAATCTGAACGGAAGTGACAAACAGTAGTTTCGATTTGAACCATGTCGATAAATTATTTCTTGCAAGTACTTTGTCTAACATGTTTTGTACTGTCCTATTTTATTCAACTTCGAACAGATGGAATATACAATTAAAGATCTAATATCCTGCAGTCCATTAATTATAAATCTCAACGATTTCATTGTTGCAGCAATTATTTTGAGTAGCGATGCACTTGCTATCAAGAGCGATCTTTCAGCTGGAGTTCTATGAAGGAGGAAGCTTCAACGCAATAGCACGTTTAAACGAGAGAGGAGAATTCCTCTCTGTTAAAACTGACAATGAGTGGAAGAAACCCTTTAAAATTCGATATTTTTGGTCTGAGCTACGGGTCTgcattgaataatttttttaaatgatctTGAATTTTTTCCTACAATCCTAAACGAGTCTATCATAAAGTGTGATCTTCCAGCTTTAATTAGAGCTCTCAAAAGTTAATAAATCCTCTCGGGAAAATATTTTAAAGTCCATTcgaattattattacaaataagcGATAGCGTCGCTTCTGGAGAAATCGGAAAGCTTTGCAAAGTGGTGCGTACCAGTGGTGAGATATTGCgcaagatttctcgcgcatgcgcgttcAAAATAGTAACGTAACTATATTATGATGACGAGGTAGTGGAGCCCTGGAGCAGTTATATCGGCGGGAAAGCACCGATATTTTATGGGGTGTTCAAAGTACCCCATTATTTCATCGAGGATTTTATTTTACTCAGGCTAAAATCGCCGCAcatgcgcgagaaatcttgcacaatatctTACCACTGGTCCGTACAGATATGTACAGGTCCAATTCGCGTAGTGCCGAAACGCTCAAACTATTAGACATACGGATGTGCACAGATAACGTAGTTTTCTATTGTATTTTCCCAGCAAGCAGAGCAGTATAGACATTGCATCTCATGGGCTTTCCTGTCTAGGCTCGGGGGGCTCCAACTCCAACTCCTACCAGCTCTACTGCACCAGCTCCCACCTGTACTTTGGTACAAGAGGCATCGTTTGCCTTTTTTTAGTCGGTAAGGTTTGACATTTCACTActatcagagagtatatgagagtgctcacgcccggggatTGATTGACCGTGCCACTTTTGTCTgcgcatcatgtttagcctggaacagctctgACTAGAAGTCTGACGGTGTGCCGTGTCTCTCCGAGCTAGTCAACATTCGGGTTATAAACATTTAGAATGTAATTTACAtaagttatgtacatgtacaatacACAaacactttatgtatgaatttacaatgaataaataaagactatgtattaaaaagaatgtctgcatattatatattcattgAACCACCAATTTTTCCCGAACGACCCACTTGTCgtagagttatactactgatttcCGCAGAAATATATTTGTCATTGAGTTACTGTACTGATTTGGAATTGCAAAAATAGcgaaactttgaaaaaaaatattccaGCGACTGGCTTGTGTGATTTTACaaaaatacaaaactcaattttcgaaaattttcaccaattttcaaccgtctgacttgtcgttgcaTGAGTTGCACTGCTgcatttcgtgccacctccttcgatattatgttatatgtactactatacagggtggtccacgcaattgtttcaagtcataactccgttattattgcatttacgaaaaaatgccaaaggagaaagataaatggttcgaagagcactacatctgtaggcctttaaattttttttagatgcagcagtgcatgtgcaattaacaattgcatgatttctttaaatagaaatgcatattcatttttacacagatcgattcttctgttcattctatgTAAACAATGATTAGGgtacatggcaaaaaattattagatctcgagatattttcaaaaaatgtctttattcaagaagatgctcaaacgcttctcaattacattctaaacatttcttataacatttttttattgtttgcataactgcgtttaaattatctgcagttattgctgcacattccagtatgattctttctctcagattctctacagaatctatgggatttgaataaattctatctttcaaataactccacagaaaaaagtcaaggggacttaaatcaggtgaacgggctggccaacgtattgatgtataaacgcagttatgcaaacaataaaaaaacgtcataagaaattattagaatgtaatggagaagcgtttgagcatcttcttcaataaagacattttttgaaaatatctcgagatctaataattttttgtcatggtaccctaatcattttttacgtagaatgaacagaagaatcgatctgtgtaaaaaagaatatgcatttctatttaaagaaattatgcaattgttaattgcacatgcactgctgcatctaaaaaaaatttaaaggcctacagatgtagtgctcttcgaaccatttattcttctcctttggcattttttcgtaaatgcaataataacggagttatgacttgaaacaattgcggggaccaccctgtatacatccGGCTTGACGTTGAgatgtattgtatatgtataatacatataataaactACCTGCTCGTGGCGTGCCTTCGGCACGCCCTCGGAACCAGGCCCTTCAGGCGGGTTGCCCTGGTGAGAGGCGCACAATGGAcgcactaatgacgtcacaacttttcacactatgaaaaaaattgtacacaCATAGTTTAattcgtcgataatgtaaattcaaaaattggaatagaaataaaCTAAGTGGCGGATGttgataatgtcgataatgcaaacacgtCACGTCCATAATGTACGTAAAttcctattgaaatattgaataaaagctgcgacgttcgtttttttttgttgtattgaaatatgattcaaaAAACACATCTAGTTTTTCcgcattttccatttttccgggctatttttccaatttttttcctCCTAAAACCTTATTCGGACTattacgaacatttaaaaaataaattgtccaaatcggtccagccgttctcaagtgatgcgcttaccaacgaacagcatttgatttttatttatataaattgttgttatacatatagatagattttatatttctactgaaacttttgtttctcgttgtatgtatacaaaaatattaagttaaatgacaatttgcacgtgtcattgttataatacgacgtataacgtataacaataaagttttattcattttgtatttgcattacattttttaaaagcatgcatatttacctaaagtgcggcccgctgtaatgTTACGcatcatcaaagtggcccgtgaaaccatttgggttgccCATTCATAATGTAAAAGTTACTCCAATCGATTAATAACGTCATAATCGACACGAAAGTAGTAACCAGCGCGACAACAGAACTACAATATTGTCGTTAGAGAAACCAAATTATCGAAATTCTCGGTAAGATTGTCttttatcaatatttaaatttatatcgaTCTTTTTATTAGACAGTTTTATCTCTGAGATGCATTTTCTTGTGTGTAAAATGATTGAATACATAATATTCCCTGAAGTATGATTTCGAGAAACGATGTCATTTAATAACAAGAACGATGACCGTGTTCCGGAAGTAACGAGATACAAATATCCGGAAAATGCTGGCAATGTTACAGCCGGGGCAACCTCAACCTTAAAACTAGTGGAAGATAAACCAAAaccgaaaaagaaaaagataattATCGAAGTAGACGAGGACGATCCATGCCTTCAAGATAAAGAGCAGGAGGTAGTTTCGGCAGGAGGAGAGATCGTCGCTCATGGATTGGACCCAAGGTAACGTTTTCCCGAGCCTTCCCGTTCAATTTATACTTTTCTAGATAATATTAAACGTTGGTGTCTTTAGATTTCAGCAACAAGACCAGACGGTACGCTGCTGGGTAATGTACACTGATTTCTATCGTTGCGAACGTATTTTAGGAGCTGGATCAGATGCGTGTAACTGGTTCAAACAAGTTTTCACGTCTACATGTCCAAATGATTGGATTCGTTATTGGGACGTACTTCGAACCGAAGGGAAATTTGCGTGGCATAAGTATAAAAAGCAAGGAGATTTTCCTGGTGATAAATACGGAGAATAGACGACCCGTTAACGTTGTTCTAGATCTAAGAGAGATAAAGAAATAAAGAcacgattaaaaaaaaatatcaatcttTTATTGTACAGGTACAAGACATTTTTATGAGGTAACTTATATAGAAggttgaaattatatttttgttgcaaTGCCCGACGTTGGCCAGTTGCACAGCTGTCTTCAACAATCGGTCAATCAATTTCTTCTTATATTCGTTCCCTTACATTAAACCACACTAACTACTTGCTGTTTATATAACACTTTTTACATATGTAAAAAATAAACACTTGCAGCGAATCTTcctttaaactttttttttctcgttAGAATAATAGAAGCTTGAAATAGCACggtattaaaaattttgttttgtttaaAATGTAATATCCTTACAGAATACAGTGGCTATCTTTTTAATTTGTGCACAAACTCCTGCCATGGATGAAGACAACTTACCATCTTCGGGCGTGTGACATCTTCGGTTGTTAACAGGATTATGCCATCCGTATAGAATATTGCTTCGTCAGAAACAGTAGCCTGTAATTAGAAGAGTAACGACTCTTAGAATCGGCAAAGTCTCCCCAGCACCGGTGTTCAGacatttcgaatttttttttcaaaagccGTGACTGCTTTCGGTTAAAAGGCTTGATGGGATTCTTATTTCATAAAGCCCTCTGAATGTTATGATTAAAGATTAAAACCACCTTACGTATAACTTAACAATGCCATTAGTAGCTATATGCTACTTGGCTTGACTCTCTCTTTGATGAACAAATAGACATTCGCCGTCGTTGCACGTCCCCATCAGCTCGTACGGGCAAAGAACGCCATTGGGATTCGTATTCCTGGTTAAGAATGACAAAAAACACAAGAAAAATGCTTAACAATTTTTGTAGCGTACGGACAAGGATTTCGCGTCGCTAGAAACCAGAGAAAAAACCAATCGACCCAATGTTTAGAGAGCCAAACCCACCTTGGCACTTTGAAGTGTACCAATATCGATTCATAAGGTACAATTGTCTTCCTGGTCACACGATCCGCATCCGGTTTCGCAGATGTCCTGTCATGGCTGCACGATTCGCTGGCAGGCTCGAGTCTCAATCTTGGTTCTTTCGGTGAATCTTTCGGTGAATCTTTCGGTGAATCTTTCGGTGAATCTTTCTGGCTCGGTTTTTCGGAGTCTTTTGAAACAGGAATATTAGTAGGAGGAACACTACTCGAATCTGGTTGATCAACAAATGTctcttcgttttctttttttacttcgatgttaCTTTGTTGAGGTGCACTTTCTACGTTATTACTAATGGACAAGTCGGTTATTATTATGTTCTGCTCTTTTTGATCATCGACTTCCCTTACATTTACTACAGTCGCTTCTTCCAGTACATTGTCTCGTGGTTCGCCCTCTTCCATCGTACATTCGCTCTTATTTAAAATCGTTTCATCAATGTTATCAACGTTATCAAGATTACCTATACCGCACTGTACCGACAACAAGTCTCCAGTCTGCGGCACGTCCGAGTGCACAGTCGACACAGTGTCGTCCGATTTCGTTAACTCGTACGCTTCAGGAAGATTGATAGACGGCACCTTCTTCCGGGAAAGTTGCCGCGTGTGATTCGCtacttcttttaatttattatctACAAGTTGTGCTGCAGCTTCAGGTACCCTGTAACATATCAAcggcaataatttattgttaaggGAAGTGGTTTCTTTTGTAAAATACCGTTAGAATCCACTTATACTGTACTTGTATTCTTTTCCTATTATTCTACTTCCCAGACTCGAACAAATTGTTGCTAGTTTGAAGCATTCTTGCCGGCCGACGTTGATTTTCCCGTGCGCCATCACTACTTTCGGACCAATGCTATTTATTTGGTTGCGCTGCATCTGCAACCTCTCCTCTGCAACCTTCAGCTGCTCCCGGAGTTTCTTCACCTCTGCGACCAGGTTCGTCTGAAGGTCCCGTTCCATGTTCCACTGACGTAGACTGGCCGACATCTCCGCCAAATCTTCCAGGATCGTATACCTGCCCCAGAATACGAATTAATGTAACTGACATATCACTGTTAAAGAATTATAGAAACCCCCAGTATATCGTAATGACGAAGTAAAAATGTGGCAGATATTATAGATgcttaaactttaaagatacaATGCATTGCACAAGATTGCAAAACATAATTACCATGTTATACGGAAACTACAAGGAACTATTACTAACTAATTTGGGCTGCTTAAATATTTCGCTTATTATtgataatagaaaatttcataatatcgaaattttaataaatgcaaCCATGAACAATTCTTTTTGTTCACAACAGTGTGTGCTCTTTCAAACCTAGTCGTGTTTTCCTCTGATATTTCTTTTCTATTATAAATACTAAGTAAGATATATTCTATACATTAAAGAACAACTCTTCATATTTATAATACCGTGTCAAAACCAGTTTCTGTTCAGTATCCACCAAATGCTGCTCCTGCTCTGCCAATGGAAGAGCAATGAGAGTGTTCAGCACCGTCTTCGCGTCCCTCTTGATCGTATCCCAATTTTCCTCTAAACTCCTCTTATCGTTTGACAACAGATTGCTCTTGAATAACGGTAAACCATCGTCTTTGGATTTCGCGGGTGAAATCGACAGTCGATTGGTCTCCCTGGATTGAGAAAGTCGAAGCGTCGATTCAGATGTATCCACCCTATTTTCTCTCGTCAAGTTTTGACTGTTCAAAGTGACAGTAGACCTATCGGAATCTATTTCATCGTTGTTCTCAGATATACTGTTCGCAACTACGTCCTTCTCTACCAATTGTACCATCTGCTTCGTGACTTGATCATGGACAGCCTCTTTGCTTCCGGAGAAGTTCTCGGTTTGTTTGATCACCGTTTTAGTATTGTTTAAGGTCACTTTGTCGTCTATCGTTACCATCCTCTCTTTCGTATCGGTCTGTACGCGAATTTGTAGAAACTTCTTGTTCACCTCGTCCGTGGACAAGATTTTCAAACCTTGTGACGGCGTTTGTTTCACTGAGATTTCGTTTTGCGTTTCGAACACTTTCCGTGGCATGGTGACTGACTGCAAAGGACTTCCAATTTTGCTACTAACACTGTTCGAACTTTTTTCGTtggttatacatatattaagatTCGCCATCGTTTTCGATACTGTTTTCGTTTGGCTCGGACTCGCAGATTTTTGCCTGTCCACGCCAAGCACCATATTATCATTCGCATTTTTAACCAAGTCTGAATTTTTCGAGCAATTCTCCTTATTCAGCTGTTGCGTGCTCAAATCTGGACTC contains the following coding sequences:
- the LOC143207137 gene encoding cytochrome c oxidase subunit 6B2: MSFNNKNDDRVPEVTRYKYPENAGNVTAGATSTLKLVEDKPKPKKKKIIIEVDEDDPCLQDKEQEVVSAGGEIVAHGLDPRFQQQDQTVRCWVMYTDFYRCERILGAGSDACNWFKQVFTSTCPNDWIRYWDVLRTEGKFAWHKYKKQGDFPGDKYGE
- the LOC143207135 gene encoding ferritin, heavy subunit-like; amino-acid sequence: MKWPSGKPAKFKFHKETEAILNAQINAELKAFYYYLSMAAYFGRGDVALPGCESFFMQMHHEEHEHALRFVNYVKMRGGCVNLCDVEQPTEQDWKCPLHAFKTALDLEIEVSEKLVAVNTVAEKHGDLNASDFIVTGFMENQMKSVEEMGRFVAVLSGIGDHGLARFMFDKDMLDNHVLSKFNVLRTKTNLNGSDKQ